In Nicotiana tabacum cultivar K326 chromosome 19, ASM71507v2, whole genome shotgun sequence, one DNA window encodes the following:
- the LOC107771879 gene encoding calcium-dependent protein kinase 19-like has protein sequence MSIYLYTFHLIPDKCYMHLLMVLCDGGKLFDGTITRGCSLEKDPADSFRQLPNVVHNGHFMVVMHKELKLESSLLVSKDEYAMQETNFGFHIFIDGVNDFLLSPWPSITNNATALVPTMLPEDTKQRSISEKVIEQPWLQWEEASDKPIDHVVLSKLKQFRVIGNLIKPAIKVIAADFSEEEIKYLKYVFVSMDTNNSGTITYERIKSRLARLASKLSEAKVQQLMQASVLKFEDSFDWITLFLLQDQIRGATSHLARLISLRPDGDANCCTVMLLLPRCQAELWEEKTNYPTFALHLLFAVDKVKQILLHFLFYSNLEDKILFEV, from the exons ATGAGCATATATCTATataccttccatttgatcccg GACAAGTGTTATATGCACCTTCTGATGGTACTGTGTGATGGAGGGAAGTTGTTTGATGGAACCATCACCCGAGGATGTTCGTTAGAGAAAGATCCTGCTGATAGTTTTAGACAGCTTCCAAATGTAGTCCACAATGGCCATTTCATGGTTGTTATGCATAAGGAGCTTAAGCTAGAGAGTTCCCTGTTGGTTAGCAAGGATgaatatgcaatgcaagaaactAATTTTGGATTTCATATCTTCATCGATGGAGTAAATGACTTTCTCCTTAGTCCATGGCCATCTATAACAAATAATGCAACGGCCCTAGTTCCAACAATGCTTCCAGAGGATACGAAACAGAGAAGTATTTCAGAAAAAGTTATTGAACAACCATGGCTTCAATGGGAGGAAGCATCAGACAAGCCAATAGACCATGTAGTGTTGTCCAAACTGAAGCAGTTCAGGGTAATAGGCAATCTCATAAAACCAGCAATAAAGGTCATTGCAGCAGATTTTTCAGAAGAAGAAATCAAGTATCTAAAATATGTGTTCGTGAGCATGGATACAAACAATAGTGGAACAATCACTTATGAAAGAATAAAATCTAGATTGGCTCGGCTTGCTTCAAAACTTTCAGAAGCTAAAGTCCAGCAACTCATGCAGGCTAGTGTTTTGAAGTTTGAGGACTCCTTTGATTGGATAACATTGTTTTTACTCCAAGACCAAATACGTGGTGCAACTTCACACTTAGCTAGATTGATCTCATTGCGGCCAGATGGTGATGCTAATTGTTGTACTGTTATGCTTCTACTACCTAGATGTCAGGCGGAACTATGGGAAGAGAAAACCAACTATCCTACTTTTGCTTTGCATTTACTGTTTGCTGTTGACAAGGTCAAGCAGATATTGCTGCATTTTCTGTTTTACTCGAACCTTGAGGACAAGATTCTTTTTGAGGTTTGA